From one Humulus lupulus chromosome 8, drHumLupu1.1, whole genome shotgun sequence genomic stretch:
- the LOC133796202 gene encoding pollen-specific leucine-rich repeat extensin-like protein 1, with protein MATTNNPSTGGKTLPQIQKEQTPRTEDYPRRPGKQPMADQGPEEGSASSDSQGPPAPRPDEDLYYNPERYIPIIELENRQVSQQLAEATRRNEELARQAAEVQAPPRRTRGRPRGSTDARRAEQGDQQAQLRPRTNTGDEHPRRNNRTEATDNPTAELSTGTRNNRAPHAARNPNPEPVMNNPEPVRASSRPSRSNNGRPPPSHIRHPPSPIRHPSPVQEAPRLVPQRN; from the coding sequence ATGGCCACCACGAACAACCCCAGCACTGGTGGGAAAACATTGCCCCAAATACAGAAGGAACAGACTCCGCGCACTGAAGATTACCCGCGACGGCCTGGGAAACAGCCCATGGCTGACCAGGGCCCAGAGGAAGGGAGTGCTTCCTCTGATTCTCAGGGACCGCCTGCTCCCAGGCCCGATGAGGATCTCTACTATAATCCAGAGAGATACATTCCTATTATTGAACTGGAGAATCGACAAGTGAGCCAACAATTGGCAGAAGCTACAAGGCGCAACGAAGAGTTGGCCAGACAAGCTGCTGAGGTCCAGGCACCACCCCGGAGGACAAGAGGACGTCCCCGAGGGAGCACGGATGCCAGGAGAGCTGAGCAAGGGGACCAGCAGGCTCAGCTGAGGCCGAGAACTAATACTGGTGATGAACACCCCAGGAGAAACAATCGAACTGAGGCAACTGACAATCCTACTGCAGAGCTATCTACGGGAAcaaggaataaccgagctcctcatGCAGCTCGGAACCCTAACCCAGAACCAGTCATGAACAATCCGGAACCTGTTCGAGCCAGTTCTCGACCATCCAGATCCAATAATGGGAGGCCACCACCATCACATATAAGACATCCACCCTCtccaataagacacccctcaccGGTCCAAGAGGCACCACGACTAGTTCCTCAAAGGAATTAG